A window of Malania oleifera isolate guangnan ecotype guangnan chromosome 5, ASM2987363v1, whole genome shotgun sequence contains these coding sequences:
- the LOC131155116 gene encoding protein COFACTOR ASSEMBLY OF COMPLEX C SUBUNIT B CCB1, chloroplastic-like, with the protein MKWTDAISGFYSFLSSRAVRVSPSIHSLNVDPHTTPLASSSLFLLADTAAGGGYSPASYYTSLGLFVISVPGLWSLIKRPVKSKIVKKTLVMAEEGEGKKKAPNLVAGEILSFFTRNNFVVADRGDAITAVRPEGGT; encoded by the exons ATGAAATGGACAGATGCCATAAG CGGCTTTTATTCGTTTTTATCTTCCCGAGCGGTCCGGGTCTCTCCCTCTATCCACTCCCTCAACGTGGACCCCCACACTACTCCACTAGCTTCTTCTTCCCTCTTCCTCCTCGCGGACACCGCCGCCGGCGGCGGCTACTCCCCGGCCAGCTACTACACTTCCTTGGGCCTCTTCGTCATCTCCGTTCCAGGCCTTTGGTCCCTCATCAAGCGCCCTGTCAAATCCAAG ATAGTGAAGAAGACGTTGGTGATGGCGGAGGaaggagaagggaagaagaaggCGCCGAATCTGGTTGCCGGAGAAATCTTATCCTTCTTCACCCGAAACAATTTTGTGGTGGCTGATAGAGGAGACGCCATCAC